TTACAACAACAATAAATCATAATTTCAGCCGAGCTGAGACAGTGAACATCACTGATTTGAAAACTGGAAGACCACTAAATTGACGGCATTTACCATTAAATCTTACAATTAAATTAAGCCCTCATTAAGCATGGTTATGTAATGTTAAACCAAACCAAGTGGTTGATTGTGCAGAATTGCATTAGAGTGTTAGCATCAACAGTAAGCTATTTGTCAAAAGAATTATGTTCATGTACTATGCACGGTTCCCTTGACTCTAATAATGCAATTTGATACTCTGTTCATGGCGCTCTTTAACTGGACTTCGTGAGAGGCATTTAGACAAATATTTGGGATTTTTACTTAAAAAGAATTCTTTATCCTATTTGTTCACTTTTCAATGTCTCTTTCatgtacttttgttttgtttataactgacCTGTGACTAGTATTTCATCTGTGTTGTGACATCCTAGATGTCTAGACTACCCATAAAGTATACACCATGATGCCACTTTGGTCAGTCTTTGACAAAGCTTACCAAAGAGTTAATTTAGTGTTCTTGAAcagatattttcacacttttttttaagTTGTCTGGAATATACACACTGCTTATTTTCCTCTGTAGCTGTAGAGCTGCAGAGAGGCCATTTCGTGGCACTCTGCGGAAATCAATTCAGGGACTTGCGATGTGAAACACCCACCTGTTGACCCAGAATTTTGAACGAAACAATCCAATTTTAAAATCTGACACTGATTGTAAATTAATCCCATATCTTTTCCTTTTGCTCTTTGATTTGAAATCTTCAAACAGACTTCCACATACAACTGGGTTAATAATGACTGTTcttattcaatttaatttagattttactgtattttcttaTCTGGctgacttatttattttttcttcagcaTTGCTGCTATGATACAGGGTTACTCATTTACGATCCAATGTAAATTCTAAATTATCAATTATTGATTgatgtaaattaatatttatttgacTGAATAATTTCATGTTTCACTTTGACATGAGAATAATTTGTTAAAAATTAATCATCAGATTATTTAATCAGTGTAATAATCATCCTTTTTCTggttaaaatgcaaaaatctaattttgtgacAGATTTGATGGGCAAAGGAATTCTCATCCCTGGGCTTTGTTTGTTTGGCCAAAATTGTATAAATTATTGCAAATATTGTGTTAAAGTCTGGTCCATGttctcattttagtttttttttttttttttatattaaatgttgTATTCAATCAACTTTGTCATGAATAGATTTGAAATTATCAACAAATGTTCCTAAAGTCTGAATCATATATAACAGATTTTGTGCCCTTGTCATATTTTGTATGTTGAAATGACTCTTTCCTTTATTTCCGTGTCAAATTCCTTTTGAAATGTTACATGGCTTAGCTAAATATGTGTAGATATTACATTTCTAAACAACATTTGTTTGGAAACACCTACACCTCTCATGCACTATTGCAAAGGGTTTGGATATATTAGCACAGATTTAAACACCAGCTTTTGACCACACAGCCCAGTCACAGGACCTGACTACAATCATGGATTCATAACTGCGATCATCTCTTAACAGTTTCCACACTCAGTGTGTAATCCTACTTGGCTGAAAATGATGCAAATATTCTAGTAAATTATTTTTACTGAAATGTGTAGGGTTCCGAAGATTTAAAATGTTGCAACTGTCATCGTATAATGTGCAATCAATTAGTTGGTTCCTACACTACTGTCTGTAATAATAGTCAATTCTGCTTTTACCAGAATATATGGCAacctttatgtgtttatgttgatAACAGACAGAAATCCCAGACTGAAATGGTTGTCTGAAAACAAAGAGGGGGATGTCAAAAGTATAGGGTTCTGCATGATGGACTTGTGTTTGTTTAAACATGTTTCTTAAATTATTTATGCCTTTGAGTTTTGGTGCTTCCAAAGGGGTTGCAAAATGTTCAGAAAGTCTAAATAATACTGAAAAACAACTCTTCTTTGCGGAAAAGGTTGCATGTTTGAACGATTTTGTTGGACCAAACAAAGCTACTGTTACAAggctttaaaacaacattttagtgATATTGCAATGAGTataaataacactttattttaaaacatttaactcTTAAAGCTGGAGAAATAGATGGGCTTTTTTGTTCCTTTTAATGCATCTCTGTGTGGTTAAATTCATAACTGTATCATCCTGTAAATGTGTAAACAATTGCAGATAAAAGTTGTATAATAGAGTGATTGTGAAGctgattaaaataaaagtttttgtacTCCTCGTGCTTGTTAAATATTGGTTGCCTTAGAGGAACACACATAGCAATCTGAGAGCTGTATAGTCACATTCGCCGGTGTCAGACAAAGGTCAACGCTCTCTTTTATAAGCTTTATTGCAAGCTGAACAAAATTACACAATGGTCTAGATTAGTTCAAAGATAACATGAGAGCATACATCAAAGTTCAGGGGGTTATATTGTCCTTTCACCCCATAGAAATAGGAAAAAGCCACCTTAGGCCTAGTTCCCGCGTCATCATTATGCGACTATTGCATGACGTCATATGGCGCCCTGCAGTACTCATGCGATTTCATGTTGGTCGTTTAAGCTCAGGCGATTCATTCAAGGAAGAGGATCCGTGCGTTAATTTAGATACATAGCcccttattttaatattttgcacAAGTATGTCCACGAGTGACTTCTATCTGAGGTACTATGTGGGCCATAAAGGAAAATTCGGTCACGAATTTCTTGAATTTGAATTCAGGCCAGACGGTAAGTGAGGCGCCAACTTTAGCTTGCTAACGTGCTAACATTCTTTATGTTGATATGCATTTTGCATGATCCTTCTAGTAGGCCTAGAATACTGTTCTGGTAATCTTGTAAGAAAGTTATTAAAGGCTGATGTTACTGTCTGATTTGTTTAGCAATGATAAATATTTGTTGTGTAAAACATTTACTAATATTTTAATGCAGTTGGAGCATAGAATGTTCCAGCTGTTTATTTTTGACAAGTATTATTTCTTATATAGTTGTTCGTTTTATGATAGGATACTTCAAACTGACTTTTAAAGATGAAATGCTTTCACATAAACAtctttttatggattattttgtgTTTTCGTCCAGGCAAGCTGAGATATGCCAACAACAGTAACTACAAGAATGACGTCATGATCAGAAAAGAGGTAAAGTAGGCTGCTTGATGACGTCACGTTTATCATACATCTGAATAGTTTGCATTAAAtgggttttatgtgttttttccaCCTCTTTCAGGCATATGTTCATAAGAGCGTGATGGAAGAGTTGAAGAGGATCATAGATGACAGTGAGATCACAAAAGAAGATGATGCTTTGTGGCCTCCTCCAGACAGGGTCGGCCGACAGGTTTGTGGGCAAAAATTATTTCTTGTTACCTCAGCATTTTAGTATTATTTTCGTACTCCAAAGTATGTACTTGCTTTTAAACCACTGTCTTAATATAGTCACTTATATGAAAGAACTACATCATGCATCAAGTTtttcatgcaaaaacactgtttAGTCATTGCTGTGGTCACCATATGGGCTTAAATCTCATTGAAAATGCTAATCATTCCTCTCTGTTCTTTTTAAGGAACTCGAGATTGTCATTGGTGATGAACACATCTCATTCACAACTTCGAAAATCGGATCTTTAATTGATGTCAACCAGTCCAAGTAAGTATATTTCATAGATTGATTCTTAACCCGTAATCATGTAGCTGATGCATTTTTCCAAAGTGATTTCCAAAAAAGGAACATCACAAGCAGTTTATCAGACAAGAGCCAATCACTGTAGATCAGTGAAGCCAACAATATTCACAGCAATGCCGAGTTTCAAGAGTACACGAGCAGTGCAgaagtaaaaatgtataaaaaaaagagaagagagtTTATTCTTCAATCACTTACGATTAGAGCTGCATTTTGTAGGTTCCCAAAAATCTCCTGGTTACTTTTGTCTACTCATAAGCAATGCTGCATTCTACAATGTCAGGCATACTTTTTGTGATCTGTGTTATAAGAGTGGTAATATACATTGGTGATCTTACTCCTCAGGGATCCAGAAGGGCTCAGAGTGTTCTACTATCTGGTCCAGGATCTCAAATGCCTTGTATTCAGTCTCATTGGGCTTCACTTTAAAATCAAGCCCATCTAACTGCCCGGCTGCTTTTACTCTGGATGAAAATCATATTTTGGTTATTGTTTCTCCCATTGTCAACATTTGTATATTGCTTGGTGGttag
This is a stretch of genomic DNA from Myxocyprinus asiaticus isolate MX2 ecotype Aquarium Trade chromosome 24, UBuf_Myxa_2, whole genome shotgun sequence. It encodes these proteins:
- the LOC127415078 gene encoding protein mago nashi homolog → MSTSDFYLRYYVGHKGKFGHEFLEFEFRPDGKLRYANNSNYKNDVMIRKEAYVHKSVMEELKRIIDDSEITKEDDALWPPPDRVGRQELEIVIGDEHISFTTSKIGSLIDVNQSKDPEGLRVFYYLVQDLKCLVFSLIGLHFKIKPI